One window from the genome of Leptospira ryugenii encodes:
- the nrfD gene encoding NrfD/PsrC family molybdoenzyme membrane anchor subunit, whose translation MSLAQAVRDKLDIPDLVTGGRTLKDITVDIAKPNEDFPTKLWWNTFLLVLSITLIDVAIIGYLFYEGLYILGINNPVGWGFFVVNFVFWIGIGHAGTLISAVLFLFRQGWRTGINRAAEAMTIFAVLVAASNLILHVGRPWLGFWLFPYPNERGPLWVNFRSPLIWDTFAVSTYLSISLVFWYLGLIPDLATLRDRATETWRKNLYNVLAFGWVGSARAWSHLEIVAMILAALSTPLVLSVHTIVSFDFAVSILPGWHTTIFPPYFVAGAIFSGFAMVVTLMVIAREVFNLQNYITMKHLDNMNKIMMTTGLIVGLAYATEFFIAWYSGNEYEGFAFWNRAFGPYGWAYFIMISCNVLSPQVFWFRKLRYNIPVMFVASIVVNIGMWFERFVIMMTLNRDFLPSSWAMYTPTLFDYAMLIGTFGIFFTLFLLWCRIMPVIAIAEVKTVMPAKEGAHH comes from the coding sequence ATGTCATTAGCTCAAGCAGTACGCGACAAACTAGACATTCCTGACCTAGTAACAGGGGGAAGAACCTTAAAGGATATCACTGTTGATATCGCGAAACCAAATGAAGATTTCCCCACTAAACTTTGGTGGAATACATTTCTTTTGGTTCTTTCGATTACATTGATCGATGTGGCCATCATTGGGTATTTGTTCTATGAAGGCCTCTATATACTCGGAATCAACAACCCTGTGGGTTGGGGATTCTTTGTTGTAAACTTCGTTTTTTGGATTGGTATCGGACATGCGGGAACTTTGATTTCTGCGGTTCTCTTCCTCTTCCGACAAGGCTGGAGAACTGGTATCAATAGAGCGGCGGAAGCAATGACCATCTTTGCGGTATTAGTTGCTGCTTCCAACTTGATCCTCCACGTAGGTCGTCCTTGGTTGGGATTTTGGCTCTTCCCGTATCCCAATGAACGAGGTCCTCTCTGGGTGAACTTTCGGTCACCATTGATTTGGGATACTTTTGCGGTATCAACCTACCTTTCGATTTCCTTAGTTTTCTGGTATTTGGGTTTAATCCCTGACTTGGCAACACTGAGAGACAGAGCCACGGAAACTTGGAGAAAGAATCTGTACAACGTCCTAGCATTTGGCTGGGTAGGATCGGCAAGAGCATGGTCACACTTAGAGATCGTGGCGATGATCCTTGCTGCCCTTTCCACTCCACTCGTTCTTTCCGTGCATACCATTGTATCCTTTGACTTTGCTGTATCTATCCTACCAGGTTGGCATACAACGATTTTCCCACCTTACTTCGTAGCGGGTGCGATCTTTTCTGGTTTCGCAATGGTAGTTACACTCATGGTCATTGCAAGAGAGGTATTTAACCTCCAAAACTATATTACTATGAAGCATTTGGACAACATGAATAAGATCATGATGACCACTGGTTTGATCGTAGGTCTAGCCTATGCTACAGAATTTTTCATCGCTTGGTATTCTGGAAATGAGTACGAAGGCTTTGCTTTCTGGAACCGCGCCTTTGGACCTTACGGTTGGGCATATTTCATCATGATATCTTGTAACGTATTATCGCCTCAGGTTTTCTGGTTCCGAAAATTGCGTTACAATATCCCTGTAATGTTTGTAGCCTCTATCGTTGTAAACATCGGGATGTGGTTCGAGCGCTTTGTGATCATGATGACATTGAACCGTGACTTTTTGCCCTCAAGTTGGGCAATGTATACGCCCACCTTATTTGACTACGCAATGCTCATCGGTACCTTTGGTATCTTCTTCACTCTTTTCCTCTTATGGTGTCGCATCATGCCTGTCATTGCCATTGCCGAAGTAAAAACAGTTATGCCAGCAAAAGAAGGAGCTCATCACTAA
- a CDS encoding AAA domain-containing protein, with amino-acid sequence MGGILVPQFTSLEEEIQFQTKRLALEREKEREQFTEKNQNQLKLKKCILEEIQFLYGNTWKVSFSHTNFSSINDWHKGQSVLIQSESESTYGHIVSIDKSKIIIQSLGEQEWESDEYEIIAWFQESTYKMYEEVVHLLGQDRFQLAKKKLSWILSYSKGDKPSTPKAEVSPIEKLLSLNEYGFVFGPPGTGKTFLLMNTAEAIIAKKQKLLVLCPNNYACDMIVERAIAKDWNVIRLGNSTKIKETALAYHLDSLVEKDHAQRQIQKWQNELKSIQKKYRSWKRNFGKEEREERQSLKKEAKDLLQTIKREEENVRQKIFDKAEMIVGTFSSYFPFLKKGILFDYVFVDEATQATDVACYMAMMCGSHCFYFGDPKQLPYTYLLPEHQKIPSFLEKGILEDQGERTVFLNTQFRMLPEIVKFPNQYFYENQVQTSPNVKHNQNIQNEMLRLFYSDKSLLWIDTAGTDNQEERNKTTGSIFNLCEADLVTNFVKNGLNPNLCQILTPYSEQKERIERMTNYSIPVQTFDSFQGRESDMVVISFVRTNDENSLGFLADERRLNVALTRAKFALVLIGDSSTLCTNPIFERLYESVKELGEIKSIYEYLSL; translated from the coding sequence ATGGGAGGAATCCTAGTGCCTCAATTTACTTCGCTCGAAGAGGAAATACAATTCCAAACAAAACGTCTTGCACTCGAGAGAGAAAAGGAAAGAGAACAATTTACAGAGAAAAATCAAAATCAATTGAAATTGAAAAAATGTATATTGGAAGAGATCCAATTCTTGTATGGGAATACTTGGAAAGTCAGCTTTTCTCATACAAATTTTTCTTCGATCAATGATTGGCATAAAGGACAATCTGTTCTCATACAAAGCGAATCTGAATCAACCTACGGACACATTGTAAGCATTGATAAATCCAAAATCATAATCCAGTCCCTTGGCGAACAAGAATGGGAGTCCGATGAATATGAAATTATTGCGTGGTTCCAAGAGTCCACATACAAAATGTATGAGGAAGTCGTTCACCTACTTGGGCAAGATCGCTTCCAATTGGCCAAAAAAAAACTCTCATGGATACTCTCTTATTCAAAGGGAGATAAACCAAGCACTCCAAAAGCAGAGGTAAGCCCTATTGAGAAATTACTTTCTTTAAATGAGTACGGATTTGTATTTGGTCCTCCAGGAACGGGGAAAACATTTTTATTGATGAATACAGCCGAGGCTATAATCGCAAAGAAACAAAAGTTACTTGTTCTCTGTCCAAATAATTATGCCTGTGATATGATTGTGGAAAGAGCGATTGCCAAAGATTGGAATGTCATTCGCTTAGGAAATTCAACGAAAATTAAAGAGACCGCCTTAGCCTATCATTTAGATTCCTTGGTTGAAAAAGACCATGCCCAAAGACAAATCCAGAAGTGGCAAAATGAATTAAAATCAATCCAAAAAAAATATCGATCCTGGAAACGAAATTTCGGAAAAGAAGAACGAGAGGAAAGGCAAAGTTTAAAAAAGGAAGCCAAAGACCTGTTGCAGACTATCAAAAGAGAAGAAGAAAATGTCCGGCAAAAAATTTTTGACAAGGCAGAAATGATTGTTGGAACCTTCTCCTCCTATTTTCCCTTTCTTAAAAAAGGGATTCTTTTTGACTATGTCTTTGTAGATGAAGCTACACAAGCAACGGATGTTGCATGTTATATGGCAATGATGTGCGGGAGTCATTGTTTTTATTTTGGTGATCCCAAACAACTCCCATATACATACCTCCTTCCAGAACACCAAAAGATTCCTTCTTTTTTGGAAAAAGGAATCCTGGAGGACCAAGGAGAGAGAACTGTATTTTTAAATACTCAATTTCGTATGTTGCCTGAAATAGTAAAGTTTCCAAACCAATATTTTTATGAAAATCAAGTCCAAACAAGTCCTAACGTAAAACATAATCAAAACATCCAAAACGAGATGTTGCGACTATTCTATTCTGATAAATCACTCCTATGGATTGATACGGCGGGAACAGACAATCAAGAAGAAAGAAACAAAACAACCGGTAGTATCTTCAATCTTTGTGAGGCCGATTTGGTTACGAACTTCGTCAAAAATGGCCTTAATCCAAACCTTTGCCAGATTTTAACTCCATATTCCGAACAAAAAGAACGCATTGAGAGGATGACCAACTATTCCATTCCTGTTCAAACATTTGATTCCTTCCAAGGTAGGGAATCAGATATGGTAGTAATTTCATTTGTGAGAACCAATGATGAAAATTCCCTAGGATTTCTAGCTGATGAGAGACGACTTAATGTCGCACTGACCCGGGCAAAGTTTGCACTGGTTTTGATTGGCGATTCAAGTACACTCTGTACAAACCCTATCTTCGAAAGGCTTTATGAGAGTGTAAAGGAATTGGGAGAGATAAAATCAATCTATGAATATCTATCGCTTTGA
- a CDS encoding adenylate/guanylate cyclase domain-containing protein: MGQKRSIATSASEERLEKLLEERIKPGANQEIIDQRIWDLFGETWCVMFTDLSGFSRGVAKFGIIHFLQTIFESHRILIPVVDEYDGILLKDEGDSLMVLFRNTNKALQCAIHMQKACKKYNIDRPPEEQILLCVGLGYGKVLKIGDTDVFGAEVNAASKLGEDTADAWEILVTQAVKDHAEDTTDFDFELLKEVPPGSEGAYKLVYHLSDAQWVVL; this comes from the coding sequence ATGGGACAAAAAAGATCGATCGCTACTTCGGCTTCGGAAGAAAGACTCGAAAAACTCTTAGAAGAACGGATCAAACCAGGAGCCAATCAAGAGATCATTGACCAAAGGATTTGGGATCTATTTGGTGAAACATGGTGTGTCATGTTTACCGACCTCTCTGGTTTTTCGCGTGGGGTGGCAAAATTTGGAATCATACATTTTTTACAAACTATCTTTGAATCCCATCGTATCTTGATTCCTGTTGTTGATGAATATGATGGCATTCTTTTAAAAGATGAGGGTGATAGTTTGATGGTATTATTTAGAAACACCAACAAAGCCCTGCAATGTGCAATCCATATGCAAAAAGCATGCAAAAAATATAATATTGACCGTCCGCCAGAAGAACAAATCCTTCTCTGTGTCGGATTGGGTTATGGAAAAGTGTTGAAAATTGGTGATACGGATGTGTTTGGAGCTGAGGTCAATGCAGCCTCAAAGTTAGGTGAAGATACAGCCGACGCATGGGAAATCCTCGTCACGCAAGCTGTGAAAGACCATGCGGAAGATACGACAGATTTTGATTTTGAACTTCTAAAGGAAGTGCCACCTGGTAGCGAAGGAGCCTATAAATTGGTCTACCATCTATCCGATGCCCAATGGGTTGTTTTATAG
- a CDS encoding DoxX family protein, which translates to MLELLFSTSDSIVPLVLRLTLGIVIFPHGAQKLLGWFGGYGFKGTYGYFTGQAGLPGIIAFLVIIGESLGSVALVLGFLTKFSALSIGIIMLGAAFLVHRPNGFFINWFGAQKGEGMEFHLLAIGLSIALVITGGGAFSVDYFLQSLITN; encoded by the coding sequence ATGTTAGAACTTCTTTTTTCGACCTCTGATAGCATTGTGCCCCTAGTGTTACGTCTGACCTTGGGGATTGTGATTTTCCCACATGGGGCTCAAAAACTCCTAGGTTGGTTTGGTGGTTACGGGTTTAAAGGGACTTATGGATACTTTACTGGCCAAGCGGGTCTTCCGGGTATCATAGCCTTTTTGGTCATCATCGGGGAATCATTGGGCTCAGTGGCCCTAGTTTTGGGTTTTCTCACAAAGTTTTCCGCCCTATCCATCGGTATCATTATGTTAGGTGCAGCTTTTCTTGTCCACCGTCCCAATGGTTTTTTCATCAATTGGTTTGGGGCACAAAAAGGGGAGGGCATGGAGTTTCACTTGTTAGCGATTGGTTTGTCCATTGCTCTTGTCATCACAGGCGGCGGGGCATTTTCTGTAGATTATTTTCTACAAAGTTTAATTACTAATTAA
- a CDS encoding crotonase/enoyl-CoA hydratase family protein produces the protein MKSFPFFEIVYDRNVAILYLNRPDKRNAMNWPFWRDLPEVIQTIDADPKVHAFIIAARGKSFSTGLDLEQFFSEFQHIVQGELGDHREKLYHLILDMQKGINAVYDSKKPSIALIQRHCIGGGLDLISACDVRYASKDASFSLREAKVGIVADMGSLQRLPAIIGQGNTRELALTGKDIDANEALRMGLVTKVFDTEEEMFAYGLKTAHEIAENPTIVIRGVKQVMNASAHFNLKDALNYVAVWNASMLDTKDFRQAIQGFREKKRPIFNSETAQ, from the coding sequence ATGAAATCGTTCCCGTTTTTTGAAATCGTTTATGACCGAAATGTAGCCATTCTCTACTTGAATCGACCTGACAAACGAAATGCTATGAACTGGCCCTTTTGGAGAGACCTACCGGAAGTTATTCAGACAATTGATGCGGATCCAAAGGTTCATGCTTTCATAATCGCGGCGAGGGGTAAGTCTTTTTCTACTGGATTGGATCTGGAGCAATTCTTTTCCGAATTCCAACATATCGTACAAGGTGAATTAGGTGACCATAGAGAAAAACTATATCACTTAATTTTGGATATGCAAAAAGGAATCAATGCAGTTTACGATTCAAAGAAACCATCGATTGCTCTCATCCAAAGGCATTGCATTGGTGGTGGTTTAGATCTTATCTCAGCTTGTGACGTTCGCTATGCAAGTAAGGATGCAAGTTTCTCTTTGCGCGAAGCAAAAGTCGGTATCGTTGCCGATATGGGCTCTTTACAAAGACTTCCAGCTATCATTGGCCAAGGAAATACAAGAGAGTTAGCACTGACGGGCAAAGACATTGATGCAAATGAAGCGCTTCGCATGGGTCTTGTCACAAAGGTTTTTGATACTGAGGAGGAAATGTTCGCCTACGGTTTGAAGACTGCTCACGAAATTGCTGAAAACCCAACAATTGTGATCCGAGGAGTGAAGCAAGTGATGAATGCATCAGCACATTTCAATTTAAAAGATGCATTGAATTATGTAGCCGTTTGGAATGCGAGTATGTTGGACACGAAAGACTTCAGACAAGCAATACAAGGTTTCCGAGAAAAAAAGCGTCCAATTTTTAACTCAGAAACCGCTCAATGA
- a CDS encoding DUF3341 domain-containing protein, whose amino-acid sequence MYLPKLEQFHKYKEADEGVFGVFETPEAILHAAEKTKEKNYEGFDCLLPYPVHGIDEAMGTPRSGLPWVTFFAGLFGCTIGILFQYLTHAVDWPMNIAGKSLNAWFAYVPIIFELTVFSAGIYTVATLAYLCGIPKASRRILHKDFTSHKFGLWIPKTAKGYNESEVVSFIKGLGGQEVTVVKPENAQ is encoded by the coding sequence ATGTATCTTCCAAAACTTGAACAGTTTCATAAGTACAAAGAAGCTGATGAAGGAGTTTTTGGAGTATTTGAAACTCCAGAAGCCATCCTTCATGCGGCAGAAAAAACGAAAGAAAAGAACTATGAAGGCTTTGATTGCCTTCTTCCATACCCCGTGCATGGTATCGATGAAGCAATGGGAACTCCTAGATCAGGACTTCCTTGGGTCACATTTTTTGCGGGACTCTTTGGCTGTACAATCGGTATCCTTTTCCAATACCTCACACATGCAGTGGATTGGCCCATGAACATTGCTGGTAAATCTTTGAATGCGTGGTTTGCCTATGTGCCTATTATTTTTGAACTTACAGTCTTCAGTGCAGGCATTTACACAGTGGCTACGCTAGCCTATCTGTGTGGGATTCCTAAGGCAAGTAGACGTATCCTTCATAAGGACTTTACCTCACACAAATTTGGACTTTGGATTCCTAAAACAGCGAAAGGTTACAACGAATCAGAAGTTGTTTCTTTCATCAAAGGTTTGGGTGGACAAGAAGTAACTGTCGTTAAACCGGAGAACGCTCAATGA
- a CDS encoding tetratricopeptide repeat protein: protein MQQNRDFFSILRKAIRLERDREFTKAFNIFSEAESLSPNPQTKIKIRARMALCQNVLGNTKETELQFQKVMDDFADHPLSLDVYARFLIRIKKFKSAKSILNKGIFTFPHYLEFYLLLASLLKDMDRSEESIAILKQALSREDLSKAKGINRKDIWAELGSLYYARADYNSALVCLRKSLAMGLESDFLHFELLALCYLELEDAESAIRSLESLVEYAGEIDPEILILFARAKCRLGLIEEAAQFLIQAYSYEDSLTLKGHEMNDFAPLLRNGFFTTLENVEWEES, encoded by the coding sequence ATGCAGCAAAACCGAGATTTTTTTTCCATACTACGGAAAGCAATCCGCCTAGAAAGAGACCGTGAATTCACAAAAGCATTTAATATCTTCTCTGAAGCTGAATCCCTAAGCCCAAACCCCCAAACTAAAATCAAAATTAGGGCACGAATGGCACTTTGCCAGAACGTATTAGGAAATACAAAAGAAACGGAACTACAGTTCCAGAAGGTGATGGACGATTTTGCAGACCACCCACTCTCTTTAGACGTATATGCGAGGTTTCTAATACGAATCAAAAAATTCAAATCCGCAAAATCAATTTTGAATAAAGGGATATTTACTTTCCCTCATTACCTAGAGTTTTATTTGCTCCTCGCCTCACTTTTGAAAGACATGGATCGCTCTGAAGAATCGATTGCAATCTTAAAACAGGCTCTTTCCAGAGAGGATCTTAGCAAAGCGAAAGGAATCAACCGAAAGGATATATGGGCTGAACTTGGCTCATTATATTATGCCCGAGCAGATTACAACTCAGCCTTAGTCTGCCTCCGCAAATCTCTGGCTATGGGTTTGGAATCCGATTTTTTACACTTTGAACTTTTGGCATTATGTTATTTGGAACTTGAAGATGCCGAAAGTGCTATCCGTAGTTTAGAAAGTTTGGTAGAATATGCGGGTGAAATTGACCCTGAAATTCTCATTCTATTTGCACGGGCAAAATGTAGATTGGGTTTGATTGAAGAGGCGGCACAATTTTTAATCCAGGCCTACTCTTATGAAGATTCCCTAACTTTAAAAGGACATGAGATGAATGACTTTGCCCCATTGCTTCGCAATGGATTTTTCACTACATTGGAAAATGTAGAATGGGAGGAATCCTAG
- a CDS encoding prolipoprotein diacylglyceryl transferase: MLDRIPIPNPFGWGGLSTFSLLMMLAFLVGSYILPKELERRKLEPSHSDWLIFLGILGTLIGAKVFFIFEIWDQIFIQVPGYDGRYSYPLLHWEGFPGQPGLWSSLFSGGGLVFYGGLLCGWLFVTLYFKYYKLDMGSYFDAIVPALSMGYAIGRLGCFVSGDGCYGFATDARIPILVFEFHGAHPSGVPVWNTPVMESIIAFGYFAYLQYYARFQNFRKWSLGAQFLMLHGTARLLIEFLRVNKAVIPFLEPPQLVNIPDSSGNPAFLTGYYWHGFSQSQYISIALILAGAIMFFKGKLWQKEETSA; this comes from the coding sequence ATGTTAGATCGAATTCCAATACCGAACCCCTTTGGCTGGGGCGGACTATCCACGTTTAGTTTGCTCATGATGTTAGCATTTTTGGTAGGTTCTTATATCTTACCTAAAGAACTGGAACGCAGAAAATTAGAACCATCACATAGTGATTGGCTCATCTTTTTAGGTATTTTGGGTACACTCATTGGTGCGAAAGTGTTCTTCATCTTTGAAATTTGGGACCAGATCTTTATCCAGGTGCCAGGATATGACGGTCGTTATTCCTATCCTCTTTTGCATTGGGAAGGATTTCCTGGGCAACCAGGTTTGTGGTCCTCTCTTTTCAGTGGTGGTGGGCTCGTATTTTATGGTGGTCTCCTCTGTGGTTGGTTATTTGTTACACTTTACTTCAAATATTACAAACTCGATATGGGAAGTTATTTTGATGCTATAGTTCCGGCATTGAGTATGGGTTATGCGATTGGTAGATTGGGTTGTTTTGTTAGTGGAGACGGATGTTATGGATTCGCAACAGATGCGAGAATCCCTATCCTGGTATTTGAATTTCACGGTGCCCACCCATCAGGTGTGCCTGTATGGAATACTCCTGTTATGGAATCCATCATTGCCTTTGGCTACTTTGCTTACCTTCAATACTATGCTCGCTTCCAAAATTTTAGAAAATGGAGCCTTGGTGCACAGTTCCTAATGTTACATGGAACAGCGAGACTTCTGATCGAATTCTTACGCGTAAATAAAGCGGTAATCCCTTTTTTAGAGCCTCCTCAACTTGTCAATATTCCTGACTCAAGTGGAAACCCAGCCTTCTTAACTGGTTACTATTGGCATGGATTTTCCCAATCCCAGTACATCTCCATTGCTTTGATTTTGGCGGGAGCGATCATGTTTTTTAAAGGAAAGTTATGGCAGAAGGAGGAAACATCTGCATGA
- a CDS encoding Lsa16 family lipoprotein adhesin yields MKKTIILISVSLFGFVGCAKNAEVTWHKLCDDKTNKASLDFTVPLYSEPNVKSAVLEYVPVGTVVKVSGHRNHNVWDPKYFIKVQTLTQNGYMSPKCLVVNQDPEQSVWRYSKNLVKDYVYFYSPEDKEHYPRGYEYGSLKSLPKDKIPLSELSKGLEEAPFIHKTPLKQN; encoded by the coding sequence ATGAAAAAAACGATTATATTGATTTCGGTTTCCCTTTTTGGATTTGTGGGATGTGCTAAAAATGCGGAAGTTACTTGGCACAAACTCTGTGATGACAAAACAAACAAAGCAAGTTTAGATTTTACAGTGCCCCTATATTCTGAACCAAATGTTAAGTCGGCAGTTCTTGAGTATGTTCCTGTAGGCACTGTTGTCAAAGTATCAGGACATAGAAACCACAATGTTTGGGATCCAAAGTACTTCATCAAGGTACAAACCCTGACTCAAAATGGATACATGAGCCCGAAATGTTTGGTGGTCAACCAGGACCCAGAACAGAGTGTGTGGAGATATTCAAAAAATTTAGTGAAAGATTACGTATACTTCTACTCTCCTGAGGATAAAGAACACTATCCGAGGGGCTATGAGTATGGATCACTTAAATCTTTACCTAAAGATAAGATTCCTTTGTCAGAATTGAGCAAAGGATTGGAAGAGGCTCCATTTATACACAAAACACCATTGAAACAAAACTAG